The genomic region AGGAAGGTAATGTTGGTGCGTTGAGTTGAGTCGTATGAAATCTCCCGAATTGAGATCGATTAGCGATCCAGCTACACGACTGACCGCCACCAAGCGCAAGCAGCTGTCCAAGGCCCAAGCCCAGTTCAAGAAGCTCGAATCCCGCCTCGCCGCCCTCGACAAGGATTACGCCGCGCTCCAGGTCGTTACGGGACAGCTGGTGGCGGGGCTGCTCCAGTGAGGGCAGCCGGACAGCTTCCGGGGCTGGCTGCTTGTACCCCAGCGAACTGTGCGGCCACCCCCTTCAGAACGCAAGCGCCGCCCCCACCCGCACCATCCGCCCCGGCTCATGCACCCTCACCCCCGCCGCGAACGGATTCCGCTGATACGCCAAGTGCTGCCAGTGCAGCACGTTCGTCGCGTTCTCGAGGTCGATCGACAACGACATCCGCCCACCGTCGTACGTCGCCCCCAGGTCGAGCCGGTTCCAAGCGCCGGTGCTCCACTCGCCCTGGGACGCGTCGACGCGCCCCTGCCCGGCGGCGTGCCGGTAGAACGCGCGCCCCTGCCAGTCCCCGAGCCGGGGCGAGCGCACCGTCAGGTCGAAGGTCGCCGGCGGGATCTCGGCCAGCGGGCTGTCGTCCCGCGTCTTCTCCCCCCAGTTCCAGCTCAGGCCCGCCTCAACCAGCTCCCAGGCGGCGGACAGGTAGGCGCCGGCCAGCAGGGCGTCGATGCCGTCGTAGGTCTGGTAGGTCGTGCCCGCGACTGTGCGCTTGACCAGGGTCGGGTAGTTCCGGACGCGGGTCCCGAAGACCTCGCACTTCAGCCGGCTGGTCGTCGCCGCGATGCGGGCCGTGGCGCGCACGGGGTCGGCGAGCTCCGGGTTGCCCACCCAGTCGGGTGTGGTCCCCGGCTTGTCGACGGCGATGTACTGCTGCTCGACGCCGGGTGCGTCGGACGCGATCTCGGCCGACAGGGACAGCCGCGCCCCACCCGCCATGTCGCGCTCGTGGGTGGCGGTGGCCCCGAACGGGAACGACCACCGGCTCGCCTCGGCGCCGGCCTGCAGCAGCCGGTACATGCCCAGCACGGAGGCGTCGCCCGCCTCGGTGCGCACCAGGCCGGCCCGCAGCCTCAGCCAGGGTTGGTGCGGGTCGCCGAAGCCGCGGGCCGCGGCGGCGCCGAGGCGCCAGACGTCGGGCAGCATGCGGCTGGTCTTGGCGGCGGCGGGGTTGGCCGTCGGGGTGATCCGGTTGTCGGCGTCCCAGTGGTGGGCGAAGACCTCGTAGCCGTCGCCCACCACGCCCAGCATCGTCGTGACGGCGTCGGTGACCATCTCGGTCGTCGCCCAGCTGCGGCGCAGGGCGTTGTCCATGAGGTGCTCGGTGTGGTTGACGTAGGCGCGGTGGCCGCGGTAGGAGCCCGACGCCTGGTAGTGGTCGTTGTCGCGCTCGTCCATCAGCAGGTAGGG from bacterium harbors:
- a CDS encoding TonB-dependent receptor; amino-acid sequence: MMLDHRRGARRRQIFLLSMLLPCCPSFAAAAGAGDDLRHALTDTVFIIGYRTDPGDMVLPVTAGDHLDRLLQGTPFATIRRGAAGVADLYADGFKRQDITLTIDGERFAPACPNRMDTRAGQVDLLDIETANLSRSGAALQSGLGGRLDLHRRLPGRDTRVYGRLGGAAGHAGDLDASLALEGRRTRLAVRHRRSEPYTDADGGTYEQLYGFAHAPTSSVGEVRAHRAFDDGDAQAAWESSSDVLFPYLLMDERDNDHYQASGSYRGHRAYVNHTEHLMDNALRRSWATTEMVTDAVTTMLGVVGDGYEVFAHHWDADNRITPTANPAAAKTSRMLPDVWRLGAAAARGFGDPHQPWLRLRAGLVRTEAGDASVLGMYRLLQAGAEASRWSFPFGATATHERDMAGGARLSLSAEIASDAPGVEQQYIAVDKPGTTPDWVGNPELADPVRATARIAATTSRLKCEVFGTRVRNYPTLVKRTVAGTTYQTYDGIDALLAGAYLSAAWELVEAGLSWNWGEKTRDDSPLAEIPPATFDLTVRSPRLGDWQGRAFYRHAAGQGRVDASQGEWSTGAWNRLDLGATYDGGRMSLSIDLENATNVLHWQHLAYQRNPFAAGVRVHEPGRMVRVGAALAF